The Eleginops maclovinus isolate JMC-PN-2008 ecotype Puerto Natales chromosome 3, JC_Emac_rtc_rv5, whole genome shotgun sequence genome includes a region encoding these proteins:
- the si:dkey-238d18.4 gene encoding TBC1 domain family member 15 isoform X1, with the protein MDDLNDGGLQHTDAKETFSPDIPRSDLRSERRIAAVSSPALSAARLTLPGVMDAEGRVDESRLRMYIFKNGGVCPSERGFVWRFLFGMYPCSSTVLERFLLQEQMVVRYQVMKRKWQQFLPPAVRMHLNGTDAELVAAVRYFDQRQAQAQQQTTEESEEVRDRVAFLELQAQILFERVTFDQEELREATRIIDKDVPRTNRDLRYYQQEGLGNLLVLRDILITYAAFHPEVSYAQGMNDLCSRFLEVLDSEVDTFWSFSCYMEKFSKDFRADGLHRKIELEAALLKELDPSLYAHLFSDSMESFTFCHRWLLLGFQREFEHSDALRLFEILSCDHLELISQQVDRARYQERLTRKCSTGEHSESQLQAINTDFTFELFICAAILLENRESLLRCRDDVQLIQFTSSLQGTLDLNSTLKKAEHHLYNYCKRCAWDYMTGCCRADSSTEEDFLYQLRSLLVLK; encoded by the exons ATGGACGATCTGAATGACGGAGGTCTGCAGCACACAGACGCAAAGGAGACGTTCTCCCCGGACATTCCCCGGTCAGATCTCCGCTCCGAGAGGAGAATAGCAGCAGTCAGCTCTCCTGCTCTGTCCGCCGCACGACTCACCTTACCTGGGGTCATGGACGCAGAGGGGAGGGTTGATGAGTCAAGACTGAGGATGTATATTTTCAAAAACG GTGGCGTGTGTCCCTCTGAGCGTGGCTTTGTGTGGCGTTTCCTGTTTGGGATGTACCCATGCAGTTCGACAGTCTTAGAGCGCTTTCTGCTGCAGGAGCAGATGGTGGTACGTTATCAGGTCATGAAGAGAAAGTGGCAGCAGTTTCTTCCTCCAGCTGTGCGGATGCACCTCAACGGCACTgatg CTGAGTTGGTTGCAGCAGTCAGGTACTTTGACCAGAGGCAGGCTCAGGCCCAGCAACAGACCACGGAAGAGTCAGAGGAGGTCAGGGACAGAGTGGCTTTCTTGGAGCTTCAGGCACAG ATCTTGTTTGAGCGTGTCACATTTGACCAAGAGGAGCTGCGGGAAGCCACAAGGATTATTGACAAGGATGTGCCGAGAACAAACAGAGACCTGCGCTATTACCA GCAAGAAGGTTTGGGAAATCTGTTGGTGTTGAGAGATATCCTCATCACATATGCTGCTTTTCATCCAG AGGTCAGTTATGCCCAAGGAATGAATGACCTGTGCAGCCGGTTCCTGGAGGTTCTCGACTCTGAGGTCGACACCTTCTGGAGTTTCTCGTGCTACATGGAGAAGTTCTCCAAGGACTTCAGGGCTGATGGTCTGCACAGGAAAATAG AGTTGGAGGCAGCCCTGTTGAAGGAACTGGATCCTTCACTTTATGCTCATTTGTTCTCAGACAGCATGGAGAGCTTCACCTTTTGCCACAG GTGGCTGCTGCTTGGTTTCCAGAGGGAATTTGAACACAGTGACGCATTACGTTTATTTGAGATCTTGAGTTGTGACCACCTGGAGCTTATCTCCCAGCAAGTAGACCGAGCCCGTTATCAGGAAAGGCTGACACGAAAATGCAGCACAG GAGAACATTCAGAGTCGCAGCTGCAGGCCATCAACACTGACTTCACGTTTGAGCTCTTCATCTGTGCAGCCATACTGTTGGAGAACAGAGAGTCTCTGCTGCGGTGCCGCGATGATGTGCAGCTTATCCAATTTACTAGCAG TCTTCAAGGAACACTGGATCTGAACAGCACGCTGAAGAAAGCAGAGCACCATTTGTACAACTACTGCAAGCGCTGTGCTTGGGACTATATGACTGGGTGCTGCAGGGCAGACAGCAGCACAGAAGAGGACTTTCTTTATCAACTACGTAGTTTACTTGTTTTAAAGTGA
- the si:dkey-238d18.4 gene encoding TBC1 domain family member 25 isoform X2, with amino-acid sequence MDDLNDGGLQHTDAKETFSPDIPRSDLRSERRIAAVSSPALSAARLTLPGVMDAEGRVDESRLRMYIFKNGGVCPSERGFVWRFLFGMYPCSSTVLERFLLQEQMVVRYQVMKRKWQQFLPPAVRMHLNGTDAELVAAVRYFDQRQAQAQQQTTEESEEVRDRVAFLELQAQILFERVTFDQEELREATRIIDKDVPRTNRDLRYYQQEGLGNLLVLRDILITYAAFHPEVSYAQGMNDLCSRFLEVLDSEVDTFWSFSCYMEKFSKDFRADGLHRKIGEHSESQLQAINTDFTFELFICAAILLENRESLLRCRDDVQLIQFTSSLQGTLDLNSTLKKAEHHLYNYCKRCAWDYMTGCCRADSSTEEDFLYQLRSLLVLK; translated from the exons ATGGACGATCTGAATGACGGAGGTCTGCAGCACACAGACGCAAAGGAGACGTTCTCCCCGGACATTCCCCGGTCAGATCTCCGCTCCGAGAGGAGAATAGCAGCAGTCAGCTCTCCTGCTCTGTCCGCCGCACGACTCACCTTACCTGGGGTCATGGACGCAGAGGGGAGGGTTGATGAGTCAAGACTGAGGATGTATATTTTCAAAAACG GTGGCGTGTGTCCCTCTGAGCGTGGCTTTGTGTGGCGTTTCCTGTTTGGGATGTACCCATGCAGTTCGACAGTCTTAGAGCGCTTTCTGCTGCAGGAGCAGATGGTGGTACGTTATCAGGTCATGAAGAGAAAGTGGCAGCAGTTTCTTCCTCCAGCTGTGCGGATGCACCTCAACGGCACTgatg CTGAGTTGGTTGCAGCAGTCAGGTACTTTGACCAGAGGCAGGCTCAGGCCCAGCAACAGACCACGGAAGAGTCAGAGGAGGTCAGGGACAGAGTGGCTTTCTTGGAGCTTCAGGCACAG ATCTTGTTTGAGCGTGTCACATTTGACCAAGAGGAGCTGCGGGAAGCCACAAGGATTATTGACAAGGATGTGCCGAGAACAAACAGAGACCTGCGCTATTACCA GCAAGAAGGTTTGGGAAATCTGTTGGTGTTGAGAGATATCCTCATCACATATGCTGCTTTTCATCCAG AGGTCAGTTATGCCCAAGGAATGAATGACCTGTGCAGCCGGTTCCTGGAGGTTCTCGACTCTGAGGTCGACACCTTCTGGAGTTTCTCGTGCTACATGGAGAAGTTCTCCAAGGACTTCAGGGCTGATGGTCTGCACAGGAAAATAG GAGAACATTCAGAGTCGCAGCTGCAGGCCATCAACACTGACTTCACGTTTGAGCTCTTCATCTGTGCAGCCATACTGTTGGAGAACAGAGAGTCTCTGCTGCGGTGCCGCGATGATGTGCAGCTTATCCAATTTACTAGCAG TCTTCAAGGAACACTGGATCTGAACAGCACGCTGAAGAAAGCAGAGCACCATTTGTACAACTACTGCAAGCGCTGTGCTTGGGACTATATGACTGGGTGCTGCAGGGCAGACAGCAGCACAGAAGAGGACTTTCTTTATCAACTACGTAGTTTACTTGTTTTAAAGTGA